One part of the Solanum dulcamara chromosome 3, daSolDulc1.2, whole genome shotgun sequence genome encodes these proteins:
- the LOC129883152 gene encoding putative late blight resistance protein homolog R1A-3 isoform X1: MAENEIEEMLDHLRRIKSGDDLDIEQIEILEMVLIVFRTYIKYQHVLLPDFLVKLTKYAKWTVQMLDKVFDGIPDECKTNLNLERLESHLLEFFEGNTSLSYNYGLNDFDLSECMDCLGKNLNDVLMCLEEAVSDALEGHRFIKQLKIVQKKMKFLTFLYVTEINGYVDHEKLECLETRILFMADNVGQFCLSILVVVVADFVDYEVEGDIDRYDFLYKLSYLLCLIKLVQLEMKKIFLSELKASKFTQSRTFKDKKLPKGFSHHLHSLLVYLRNKKLENFPNNVFAQNIDVAIEFLLVFLDADVSNHVINGDWFNEVMEKVGAIAGDVLYVIQKLLPSSINKDDTSKISLCSIQILEKTKDLKAQVETYYKSLKFTPSQFPTFGGLSFLDSLLRKLNEMSKSKSGLDFLMKPLLGNLEKELSSLTSSLEMELSSIFRDVAKVHHEHKILKDLQRRTLNLAYEAEVAIDSILAQYNAFLHIFCSLPTILKEIKKINAEVTEVWSADIPLNPHNEVAPFEHLPTRHSNPVTDEEIVGFEIATEKMFQYLIRGTNELDVVPIVGMAGQGKTTIARKVYNSDNIVSHFDVRAWCIVSQMYNRRELLQDIFSQVTGSKDKENDVCVLAGMLRKRLMGRRYLIVLDDMWDCMAWDDLRFCFPDVGNRCRIVVTTRLEEVGKQVKYRTDPYSLPFLKTEESCKLLQKKVFQKEDFPPALQDVSQAVAEKCKGLPLVVVLVSGIIKKRKMEESWWNEVKDALFDYLDRESEEYSLATMQLSFDNLPHCLKPCLLYMGMFPEDTIIAASKLISLWIAEGFVENTESGRLMEEEAEGYLMDLINSNMVMPSKRSYNGKVKYCHVHDVVHHFCMEKSREVNFMLAVKGHAIQFQPLDWKGSRVSFSFSRELSKLASLVSITQKPFHQHLRSLITTNREEFIDAILFCEISELRLLKVLDLSSFNMIWLASSTFKPLNHLKYLAVWADKFYFHPESHLPHLETLIVEDNDNIVLLPASFWEMEKLRNVEIFQAEFDLEEDEQGIFEESSKLENLRILRNVIFRIRNADRMDVLLRRCPNLQQLEITFSDTNDSAEPYCPKLENLTQLEILQLSFLHPHILSGLQLPSNLNKLALNGTHIETAIPFIAGLPNLEYLQLHDLHLFQLEEWCLGDITFPKLKLLKLVELRISRWDASEESFPLLETLVIKECYKLKEIPLSFADIPTLKQIKLIYCDNKALEASAVRIKEEVEEIEGCDRIDLVQKHTQYRSTMLLLLSTC; the protein is encoded by the exons ATGGCTGAAAATGAAATTGAGGAAATGTTAGATCACCTGAGAAGGATCAAGAGTGGAGATGATCTGGATATTGAACAAATTGAGATACTTGAAATGGTGCTAATAGTTTTTAGAACCTATATAAAGTATCAACATGTTCTTTTGCCTGATTTCTTAGTCAAACTCACAAAGTATGCCAAATGGACTGTGCAAATGCTTGACAAGGTATTTGATGGGATTCCAGATGAATGTAAAACTAACCTTAACCTGGAAAGGCTAGAATCACATTTGTTGGAATTCTTTGAAGGTAATACCAGTTTAAGTTACAATTATGGGTTGAATGATTTTGATCTGTCAGAATGTATGGATTGCCTCGGAAAGAATCTAAATGATGTACTGATGTGCCTGGAAGAGGCTGTGTCTGACGCTCTTGAAGGACACAGATTTATAAAGCAACTGAAAATTGttcaaaagaaaatgaaatttttgACATTCTTATATGTCACAGAGATAAATGGTTACGTCGACCATGAGAAGCTGGAATGTTTGGAGACTCGAATTCTGTTCATGGCAGACAATGTGGGACAATTTTGTCTTTCTATATTAGTTGTGGTTGTTGCTGATTTTGTAGATTATGAGGTTGAGGGTGACATAGATAGGTATGATTTCTTATATAAACTTTCTTATCTATTATGCTTGATTAAGCTAGTGCAGCTGGAAATGAAGAAGATTTTTCTCAGTGAACTAAAGGCTTCAAAGTTTACTCAATCAAGAACTTTCAAGGACAAGAAATTACCAAAAGGATTTTCACATCATCTCCACAGTCTGCTGGTGTATCTCAGAAACAAAAAGCTCGAGAACTTTCCTAATAATGTCTTTGCTCAAAATATTGATGTGGCAATAGAGTTCTTATTGGTATTCCTTGATGCTGATGTGTCAAATCATGTTATTAATGGTGACTGGTTTAATGAAGTTATGGAAAAGGTTGGAGCTATAGCGGGTGATGTTCTATATGTAATTCAAAAGCTTCTTCCTAGCTCCATAAACAAAGATGACACTAGCAAAATAAGTCTTTGCTCGATACAGATATTGGAGAAAACTAAAGATCTGAAGGCACAAGTGGAGACGTACTACAAATCCTTAAAATTTACTCCATCTCAGTTCCCCACCTTTGGTGGATTGAGCTTTCTAGATTCTCTTTTAAGGAAACTGAATGAGATGTCGAAATCTAAATCTGGTTTAGATTTCCTGATGAAACCTCTTTTAGGGAATTTGGAGAAAGAGCTATCATCTCTTACATCCAGTTTAGAGATGGAGCTGTCATCCATTTTCAGAGATGTCGCAAAGGTGCACCATGAacataaaattcttaaagatCTTCAGCGACGTACCCTCAATTTGGCATATGAGGCTGAGGTTGCCATTGACTCTATTCTTGCTCAGTATAATGcttttttgcatattttttgctCACTTCCTACAATCTTAAAAGAGATCAAGAAAATTAATGCGGAGGTGACTGAGGTTTGGTCGGCGGACATTCCTCTCAATCCTCACAATGAGGTTGCTCCATTTGAACATCTGCCAACTCGACATAGCAATCCTGTGACTGATGAGGAGATAGTGGGTTTTGAGATAGCAACAGAAAAAATGTTTCAGTATCTGATTAGAGGTACAAATGAGCTAGACGTCGTCCCAATTGTAGGCATGGCGGGACAAGGGAAAACAACAATTGCTAGAAAGGTGTACAATAGTGACAACATTGTTTCTCATTTTGATGTTCGAGCATGGTGCATCGTTTCCCAAATGTATAATCGGAGAGAGCTATTACAAGATATTTTTAGTCAAGTTACTGGTTCCAAGGACAAGGAAAATGACGTTTGCGTACTTGCTGGCATGTTGAGGAAAAGACTAATGGGAAGGAGATATCTCATTGTCCTAGATGATATGTGGGATTGTATGGCATGGGATGACTTAAGGTTTTGTTTTCCAGATGTTGGAAATAGATGCAGAATAGTCGTAACAACTCGACTTGAAGAAGTGGGTAAGCAAGTCAAGTACCGTACTGATCCTTATTCTCTTCCATTCCTCAAAACAGAAGAGAGTTGCAAATTGTTGCAGAAAAAAGTGTTTCAGAAGGAAGATTTCCCGCCTGCACTTCAAGATGTGAGTCAAGCAGTTGCAGAAAAATGCAAAGGGTTGCCTCTAGTGGTTGTCTTGGTATCTGGAATaatcaaaaaaaggaaaatggaaGAATCTTGGTGGAATGAGGTGAAAGATGCTTTATTTGACTATCTTGATCGTGAATCTGAAGAATATAGTCTGGCGACTATGCAGTTGAGTTTTGATAACTTACCCCATTGTTTAAAGCCTTGTCTTCTTTATATGGGGATGTTTCCGGAGGACACAATAATTGCAGCGTCTAAGTTGATAAGTTTATGGATTGCGGAAGGATTCGTGGAGAACACTGAATCTGGGAGATTAATGGAAGAGGAAGCTGAAGGTTACTTGATGGATCTAATTAACAGTAACATGGTAATGCCTTCAAAGAGAAGTTATAATGGTAAAGTCAAATACTGCCATGTTCATGATGTTGTGCATCACTTTTGCATGGAGAAGAGTAGAGAAGTAAATTTTATGCTGGCAGTGAAGGGGCATGCTATCCAGTTTCAACCTTTGGATTGGAAGGGAAGTCGAGTGAGCTTCAGTTTCAGTAGAGAGCTTTCCAAGTTAGCATCTCTGGTCTCCATAACACAGAAGCCTTTCCACCAACACTTGAGGTCACTGATAACAACCAATCGAGAAGAATTTATTGATGCGATTCTCTTCTGTGAGATTAGTGAATTGCGACTTCTTAAGGTCTTGGATTTGAGTTCTTTTAATATGATATGGTTGGCGTCATCTACATTCAAACCACTAAATCACCTGAAGTACCTCGCAGTTTGGGCAGATAAATTCTATTTTCATCCAGAATCACATCTGCCCCATCTAGAAACTTTAATTGTGGAGGATAATGATAATATAGTACTGTTACCAGCGTCTTTTTGGGAAATGGAAAAATTAAGGAATGTTGAGATTTTTCAAGCTGAATTTGATTTGGAAGAGGATGAGCAGGGGATCTTTGAAGAATCCTCAAAATTGGAAAACTTGAGGATATTAAGGAATGTTATATTTCGAATTCGCAATGCTGATAGGATGGATGTGTTATTAAGGAGGTGTCCTAATCTTCAACAACTTGAAATCACTTTTTCGGACACTAACGATTCTGCAGAGCCGTATTGTCCCAAATTGGAGAATCTTACCCAGCTTGAAATACTTCAACTTTCCTTTCTGCATCCCCATATTCTATCTGGGTTACAGTtgccttcaaatttaaacaagTTGGCACTAAATGGGACTCATATAGAAACGGCTATTCCCTTCATTGCGGGACTACCAAACCTGGAGTATCTCCAATTACATGATCTGCATTTGTTTCAATTAGAAGAGTGGTGCCTTGGAGATATTACTTTCCCTAAACTTAAGTTGTTGAAACTGGTGGAGTTACGTATCTCAAGGTGGGATGCCTCGGAGGAATCCTTTCCCCTGCTTGAAACACTTGTTATAAAAGAGTGTTACAAACTCAAGGAGATCCCCCTTAGCTTTGCAGATATTCCAACACTGAAACAGATTAAGTTGATTTATTGCGACAACAAAGCTCTTGAGGCTTCAGCTGTGAGAATTAAGGAAGAAGTCGAAGAGATTGAAGGATGTGACCGTATAGACCTCGTCCAAAAACACA CTCAATACAGATCAaccatgttgttgttgttgagtaCTTGTTGA
- the LOC129883152 gene encoding putative late blight resistance protein homolog R1A-3 isoform X2, translating to MAENEIEEMLDHLRRIKSGDDLDIEQIEILEMVLIVFRTYIKYQHVLLPDFLVKLTKYAKWTVQMLDKVFDGIPDECKTNLNLERLESHLLEFFEGNTSLSYNYGLNDFDLSECMDCLGKNLNDVLMCLEEAVSDALEGHRFIKQLKIVQKKMKFLTFLYVTEINGYVDHEKLECLETRILFMADNVGQFCLSILVVVVADFVDYEVEGDIDRYDFLYKLSYLLCLIKLVQLEMKKIFLSELKASKFTQSRTFKDKKLPKGFSHHLHSLLVYLRNKKLENFPNNVFAQNIDVAIEFLLVFLDADVSNHVINGDWFNEVMEKVGAIAGDVLYVIQKLLPSSINKDDTSKISLCSIQILEKTKDLKAQVETYYKSLKFTPSQFPTFGGLSFLDSLLRKLNEMSKSKSGLDFLMKPLLGNLEKELSSLTSSLEMELSSIFRDVAKVHHEHKILKDLQRRTLNLAYEAEVAIDSILAQYNAFLHIFCSLPTILKEIKKINAEVTEVWSADIPLNPHNEVAPFEHLPTRHSNPVTDEEIVGFEIATEKMFQYLIRGTNELDVVPIVGMAGQGKTTIARKVYNSDNIVSHFDVRAWCIVSQMYNRRELLQDIFSQVTGSKDKENDVCVLAGMLRKRLMGRRYLIVLDDMWDCMAWDDLRFCFPDVGNRCRIVVTTRLEEVGKQVKYRTDPYSLPFLKTEESCKLLQKKVFQKEDFPPALQDVSQAVAEKCKGLPLVVVLVSGIIKKRKMEESWWNEVKDALFDYLDRESEEYSLATMQLSFDNLPHCLKPCLLYMGMFPEDTIIAASKLISLWIAEGFVENTESGRLMEEEAEGYLMDLINSNMVMPSKRSYNGKVKYCHVHDVVHHFCMEKSREVNFMLAVKGHAIQFQPLDWKGSRVSFSFSRELSKLASLVSITQKPFHQHLRSLITTNREEFIDAILFCEISELRLLKVLDLSSFNMIWLASSTFKPLNHLKYLAVWADKFYFHPESHLPHLETLIVEDNDNIVLLPASFWEMEKLRNVEIFQAEFDLEEDEQGIFEESSKLENLRILRNVIFRIRNADRMDVLLRRCPNLQQLEITFSDTNDSAEPYCPKLENLTQLEILQLSFLHPHILSGLQLPSNLNKLALNGTHIETAIPFIAGLPNLEYLQLHDLHLFQLEEWCLGDITFPKLKLLKLVELRISRWDASEESFPLLETLVIKECYKLKEIPLSFADIPTLKQIKLIYCDNKALEASAVRIKEEVEEIEGCDRIDLVQKHNQPCCCC from the exons ATGGCTGAAAATGAAATTGAGGAAATGTTAGATCACCTGAGAAGGATCAAGAGTGGAGATGATCTGGATATTGAACAAATTGAGATACTTGAAATGGTGCTAATAGTTTTTAGAACCTATATAAAGTATCAACATGTTCTTTTGCCTGATTTCTTAGTCAAACTCACAAAGTATGCCAAATGGACTGTGCAAATGCTTGACAAGGTATTTGATGGGATTCCAGATGAATGTAAAACTAACCTTAACCTGGAAAGGCTAGAATCACATTTGTTGGAATTCTTTGAAGGTAATACCAGTTTAAGTTACAATTATGGGTTGAATGATTTTGATCTGTCAGAATGTATGGATTGCCTCGGAAAGAATCTAAATGATGTACTGATGTGCCTGGAAGAGGCTGTGTCTGACGCTCTTGAAGGACACAGATTTATAAAGCAACTGAAAATTGttcaaaagaaaatgaaatttttgACATTCTTATATGTCACAGAGATAAATGGTTACGTCGACCATGAGAAGCTGGAATGTTTGGAGACTCGAATTCTGTTCATGGCAGACAATGTGGGACAATTTTGTCTTTCTATATTAGTTGTGGTTGTTGCTGATTTTGTAGATTATGAGGTTGAGGGTGACATAGATAGGTATGATTTCTTATATAAACTTTCTTATCTATTATGCTTGATTAAGCTAGTGCAGCTGGAAATGAAGAAGATTTTTCTCAGTGAACTAAAGGCTTCAAAGTTTACTCAATCAAGAACTTTCAAGGACAAGAAATTACCAAAAGGATTTTCACATCATCTCCACAGTCTGCTGGTGTATCTCAGAAACAAAAAGCTCGAGAACTTTCCTAATAATGTCTTTGCTCAAAATATTGATGTGGCAATAGAGTTCTTATTGGTATTCCTTGATGCTGATGTGTCAAATCATGTTATTAATGGTGACTGGTTTAATGAAGTTATGGAAAAGGTTGGAGCTATAGCGGGTGATGTTCTATATGTAATTCAAAAGCTTCTTCCTAGCTCCATAAACAAAGATGACACTAGCAAAATAAGTCTTTGCTCGATACAGATATTGGAGAAAACTAAAGATCTGAAGGCACAAGTGGAGACGTACTACAAATCCTTAAAATTTACTCCATCTCAGTTCCCCACCTTTGGTGGATTGAGCTTTCTAGATTCTCTTTTAAGGAAACTGAATGAGATGTCGAAATCTAAATCTGGTTTAGATTTCCTGATGAAACCTCTTTTAGGGAATTTGGAGAAAGAGCTATCATCTCTTACATCCAGTTTAGAGATGGAGCTGTCATCCATTTTCAGAGATGTCGCAAAGGTGCACCATGAacataaaattcttaaagatCTTCAGCGACGTACCCTCAATTTGGCATATGAGGCTGAGGTTGCCATTGACTCTATTCTTGCTCAGTATAATGcttttttgcatattttttgctCACTTCCTACAATCTTAAAAGAGATCAAGAAAATTAATGCGGAGGTGACTGAGGTTTGGTCGGCGGACATTCCTCTCAATCCTCACAATGAGGTTGCTCCATTTGAACATCTGCCAACTCGACATAGCAATCCTGTGACTGATGAGGAGATAGTGGGTTTTGAGATAGCAACAGAAAAAATGTTTCAGTATCTGATTAGAGGTACAAATGAGCTAGACGTCGTCCCAATTGTAGGCATGGCGGGACAAGGGAAAACAACAATTGCTAGAAAGGTGTACAATAGTGACAACATTGTTTCTCATTTTGATGTTCGAGCATGGTGCATCGTTTCCCAAATGTATAATCGGAGAGAGCTATTACAAGATATTTTTAGTCAAGTTACTGGTTCCAAGGACAAGGAAAATGACGTTTGCGTACTTGCTGGCATGTTGAGGAAAAGACTAATGGGAAGGAGATATCTCATTGTCCTAGATGATATGTGGGATTGTATGGCATGGGATGACTTAAGGTTTTGTTTTCCAGATGTTGGAAATAGATGCAGAATAGTCGTAACAACTCGACTTGAAGAAGTGGGTAAGCAAGTCAAGTACCGTACTGATCCTTATTCTCTTCCATTCCTCAAAACAGAAGAGAGTTGCAAATTGTTGCAGAAAAAAGTGTTTCAGAAGGAAGATTTCCCGCCTGCACTTCAAGATGTGAGTCAAGCAGTTGCAGAAAAATGCAAAGGGTTGCCTCTAGTGGTTGTCTTGGTATCTGGAATaatcaaaaaaaggaaaatggaaGAATCTTGGTGGAATGAGGTGAAAGATGCTTTATTTGACTATCTTGATCGTGAATCTGAAGAATATAGTCTGGCGACTATGCAGTTGAGTTTTGATAACTTACCCCATTGTTTAAAGCCTTGTCTTCTTTATATGGGGATGTTTCCGGAGGACACAATAATTGCAGCGTCTAAGTTGATAAGTTTATGGATTGCGGAAGGATTCGTGGAGAACACTGAATCTGGGAGATTAATGGAAGAGGAAGCTGAAGGTTACTTGATGGATCTAATTAACAGTAACATGGTAATGCCTTCAAAGAGAAGTTATAATGGTAAAGTCAAATACTGCCATGTTCATGATGTTGTGCATCACTTTTGCATGGAGAAGAGTAGAGAAGTAAATTTTATGCTGGCAGTGAAGGGGCATGCTATCCAGTTTCAACCTTTGGATTGGAAGGGAAGTCGAGTGAGCTTCAGTTTCAGTAGAGAGCTTTCCAAGTTAGCATCTCTGGTCTCCATAACACAGAAGCCTTTCCACCAACACTTGAGGTCACTGATAACAACCAATCGAGAAGAATTTATTGATGCGATTCTCTTCTGTGAGATTAGTGAATTGCGACTTCTTAAGGTCTTGGATTTGAGTTCTTTTAATATGATATGGTTGGCGTCATCTACATTCAAACCACTAAATCACCTGAAGTACCTCGCAGTTTGGGCAGATAAATTCTATTTTCATCCAGAATCACATCTGCCCCATCTAGAAACTTTAATTGTGGAGGATAATGATAATATAGTACTGTTACCAGCGTCTTTTTGGGAAATGGAAAAATTAAGGAATGTTGAGATTTTTCAAGCTGAATTTGATTTGGAAGAGGATGAGCAGGGGATCTTTGAAGAATCCTCAAAATTGGAAAACTTGAGGATATTAAGGAATGTTATATTTCGAATTCGCAATGCTGATAGGATGGATGTGTTATTAAGGAGGTGTCCTAATCTTCAACAACTTGAAATCACTTTTTCGGACACTAACGATTCTGCAGAGCCGTATTGTCCCAAATTGGAGAATCTTACCCAGCTTGAAATACTTCAACTTTCCTTTCTGCATCCCCATATTCTATCTGGGTTACAGTtgccttcaaatttaaacaagTTGGCACTAAATGGGACTCATATAGAAACGGCTATTCCCTTCATTGCGGGACTACCAAACCTGGAGTATCTCCAATTACATGATCTGCATTTGTTTCAATTAGAAGAGTGGTGCCTTGGAGATATTACTTTCCCTAAACTTAAGTTGTTGAAACTGGTGGAGTTACGTATCTCAAGGTGGGATGCCTCGGAGGAATCCTTTCCCCTGCTTGAAACACTTGTTATAAAAGAGTGTTACAAACTCAAGGAGATCCCCCTTAGCTTTGCAGATATTCCAACACTGAAACAGATTAAGTTGATTTATTGCGACAACAAAGCTCTTGAGGCTTCAGCTGTGAGAATTAAGGAAGAAGTCGAAGAGATTGAAGGATGTGACCGTATAGACCTCGTCCAAAAACACA ATCAaccatgttgttgttgttga